In Delphinus delphis chromosome 11, mDelDel1.2, whole genome shotgun sequence, one genomic interval encodes:
- the ANKRD33 gene encoding photoreceptor ankyrin repeat protein → MVACYHGFQSVVALLSRCPFLDVNQQDKEGDTALMLAAQAGHVPLVSLLINYYAGLDLERRDQRGLTALMKAAMRDRSECVAALLMAGADLTAVDPVRGKTALEWAFLTDSFDTVQRIQQLLRRPQVEQLSHHYQPEWPALPGLVAQAQAQAAPSFLERLQATLSLPFAQSPQEGGVLDHLVTVTTSLASPFLTTACHTLCPDHPPALGTRSKSVPELLVEARAQVCRESKAVPSCLEIPGAQDGEEEAGGGQAGTEPGDEGIGRAGTR, encoded by the exons ATGGTCGCATGCTACCACGGCTTCCAAAGTGTTGTAGCCCTGCTCAGCCGCTGTCCTTTCCTGGATGTGAACCAGCAGGACAAAGAAGGAGACACAGCCCTCATGCTGGCTGCCCAAGCAG GCCATGTGCCTCTGGTGAGTCTCCTGATCAACTACTATGCTGGCCTTGACCTGGAGCGCCGGGACCAGCGGGGGCTCACTGCGCTGATGAAGGCCGCCATGCGGGACCGCTCTGAATGCGTGGCTGCCCTCCTCATGGCAG GTGCCGACCTGACTGCAGTGGATCCTGTCAGGGGCAAGACAGCCCTGGAGTGGGCATTTCTGACCGACAGCTTCGACACGGTGCAAAGGATCCAGCAGCTGCTGCGGCGGCCCCAAGTGGAGCAGCTCAGCCATCATTACCAGCCTGAGTGGCCAGCCTTGCCCGGGCTTGTGGCACAGGCCCAGGCTCAGGCCGCCCCGTCTTTCCTAGAACGACTTCAGGCCACCTTGAGCCTCCCCTTCGCGCAGTCTCCTCAGGAGGGGGGTGTCCTGGACCACCTTGTGACCGTCACGACCAGCCTGGCGAGTCCTTTCCTCACCACTGCCTGCCACACCCTGTGCCCTGACCACCCACCTGCACTGGGCACTCGAAGCAAGTCTGTGCCAGAGCTGCTAG TGGAAGCCAGAGCCCAGGTCTGCAGGGAATCGAAGGCTGTCCCCTCCTGTCTGGAGATACCAGGAGCtcaggatggagaggaggaggcaggaggaggccaGGCTGGCACAGAGCCAGGGGACGAAGGGATAGGCCGGGCTGGGACTAGGTAA
- the ACVRL1 gene encoding activin receptor type-1-like isoform X1, with translation MTLDPPRRTLLMLLTALGLTQGDPVKPSRGPLVTCTCENPHCKGPTCQGAWCTVVLVREEGTHLQEHRGCGNLNQELCKGRPTEFFNHYCCYSPFCNHNVSLVLEATQTPPEPPQEDGQLPLILGPVLALLVLVALGALGLWHVRRRQEKQRSLNSELGESSLILKASEQGDSMLGDLLDSDCTTGSGSGLPFLVQRTVARQVALVECVGKGRYGEVWRGLWHGESVAVKIFSSRDEQSWFRETEIYNTVLLRHDNILGFIASDMTSRNSSTQLWLITHYHEHGSLYDFLQRQTLEPQLALRLAVSAACGLAHLHVEIFGTQGKPAIAHRDLKSRNVLVKSNLQCCIADLGLAVMHSQGSDYLDIGNNPRVGTKRYMAPEVLEEQIRTDCFESYKWTDIWAFGLVLWEIARRTIVNGIVEDYRPPFYDVVPNDPSFEDMKKVVCVDQQTPTIPNRLAADPVLSGLAQMMRECWYPNPSARLTALRIKKTLQKLSNGLQRPKGIH, from the exons ATGACCTTGGACCCTCCCAGGAGAACCCTTCTGATGCTACTGACGGCCTTGGGCCTGACCCAGG GCGACCCCGTGAAGCCCTCTCGGGGCCCGCTGGTGACCTGCACGTGTGAGAACCCACACTGCAAAGGGCCTACCTGCCAGGGGGCCTGGTGCACAGTAGTGCTGGTGCGGGAGGAGGGCACACACCTCCAGGAACATCGGGGCTGCGGGAACCTGAACCAGGAGCTCTGCAAGGGGCGGCCCACCGAGTTCTTcaaccactactgctgctacagCCCCTTCTGCAACCACAACGTGTCCCTGGTGCTGGAGG CCACCCAGACTCCGCCAGAGCCGCCGCAAGAAGATGGCCAGCTGCCTCTCATCCTGGGCCCTGTGCTGGCCTTGCTGGTCCTAGTGGCTCTGGGTGCCCTGGGCCTGTGGCATGTCCGGCGGAGGCAGGAGAAGCAGCGGAGCCTGAACAGCGAGCTGGGCGAGTCCAGCCTCATCCTGAAGGCATCCGAGCAGGGGGACAGCATGCTGGGG GACCTCCTGGACAGTGACTGCACCACCGGCAGTGGCTCAGGGCTCCCCTTCCTGGTGCAGAGGACAGTGGCGCGGCAGGTGGCTCTGGTGGAGTGTGTGG GAAAGGGCCGCTATGGCGAGGTATGGCGGGGCCTGTGGCACGGTGAGAGTGTGGCCGTCAAGATCTTCTCCTCGAGGGATGAACAGTCCTGGTTCCGGGAGACTGAGATCTACAACACGGTGCTGCTCAGACACGACAACATCCTAG GCTTTATCGCCTCGGACATGACTTCCCGCAACTCAAGCACGCAGCTGTGGCTTATCACGCACTACCACGAGCATGGCTCGCTCTACGACTTTCTGCAGAGGCAGACGCTGGAGCCCCAGCTGGCCCTGAGGCTAGCCGTGTCCGCGGCCTGCGGCCTGGCGCACCTGCACGTGGAGATCTTCGGCACGCAGGGCAAGCCGGCCATCGCCCACCGCGACCTCAAGAGCCGCAACGTGCTGGTCAAGAGCAACCTGCAGTGCTGCATCGCGGACCTGG GCCTGGCTGTAATGCACTCCCAGGGTAGCGACTACCTGGACATCGGCAACAACCCGCGCGTGGGCACCAAGAGGTACATGGCCCCCGAGGTGCTGGAAGAGCAGATCCGAACCGACTGCTTCGAGTCCTACAAGTGGACGGACATCTGGGCCTTTGGCCTGGTGCTGTGGGAAATCGCCCGCCGGACCATTGTCAATG GCATCGTGGAGGACTACAGGCCCCCCTTCTATGATGTGGTGCCCAATGACCCCAGCTTTGAGGACATGAAGAAGGTGGTGTGTGTTGACCAGCAGACCCCCACTATCCCCAACCGGCTGGCTGCAGACCCG gtcCTCTCAGGCCTGGCTCAGATGATGCGGGAGTGCTGGTACCCAAACCCCTCTGCCCGCCTCACTGCGCTGCGGATCAAGAAGACACTGCAGAAGCTCAGCAACGGTCTCCAGAGGCCCAAAGGGATTCACTAG
- the ACVRL1 gene encoding activin receptor type-1-like isoform X2 → MTLDPPRRTLLMLLTALGLTQGDPVKPSRGPLVTCTCENPHCKGPTCQGAWCTVVLVREEGTHLQEHRGCGNLNQELCKGRPTEFFNHYCCYSPFCNHNVSLVLEATQTPPEPPQEDGQLPLILGPVLALLVLVALGALGLWHVRRRQEKQRSLNSELGESSLILKASEQGDSMLGDLLDSDCTTGSGSGLPFLVQRTVARQVALVECVGKGRYGEVWRGLWHGESVAVKIFSSRDEQSWFRETEIYNTVLLRHDNILGFIASDMTSRNSSTQLWLITHYHEHGSLYDFLQRQTLEPQLALRLAVSAACGLAHLHVEIFGTQGKPAIAHRDLKSRNVLVKSNLQCCIADLDACLVSSHLSKSLTGCLNVLFKPTPAELQELGERGREPATWVLVLASLTTSLPVTRPWGSAPCSGHHNACLPYSHLAGFLHLEGTTQAQCNWDSYSPRGCCLPAHLRAGLHVPAPLTSYHLSPSHLTPGPQPPRGHPVCGLG, encoded by the exons ATGACCTTGGACCCTCCCAGGAGAACCCTTCTGATGCTACTGACGGCCTTGGGCCTGACCCAGG GCGACCCCGTGAAGCCCTCTCGGGGCCCGCTGGTGACCTGCACGTGTGAGAACCCACACTGCAAAGGGCCTACCTGCCAGGGGGCCTGGTGCACAGTAGTGCTGGTGCGGGAGGAGGGCACACACCTCCAGGAACATCGGGGCTGCGGGAACCTGAACCAGGAGCTCTGCAAGGGGCGGCCCACCGAGTTCTTcaaccactactgctgctacagCCCCTTCTGCAACCACAACGTGTCCCTGGTGCTGGAGG CCACCCAGACTCCGCCAGAGCCGCCGCAAGAAGATGGCCAGCTGCCTCTCATCCTGGGCCCTGTGCTGGCCTTGCTGGTCCTAGTGGCTCTGGGTGCCCTGGGCCTGTGGCATGTCCGGCGGAGGCAGGAGAAGCAGCGGAGCCTGAACAGCGAGCTGGGCGAGTCCAGCCTCATCCTGAAGGCATCCGAGCAGGGGGACAGCATGCTGGGG GACCTCCTGGACAGTGACTGCACCACCGGCAGTGGCTCAGGGCTCCCCTTCCTGGTGCAGAGGACAGTGGCGCGGCAGGTGGCTCTGGTGGAGTGTGTGG GAAAGGGCCGCTATGGCGAGGTATGGCGGGGCCTGTGGCACGGTGAGAGTGTGGCCGTCAAGATCTTCTCCTCGAGGGATGAACAGTCCTGGTTCCGGGAGACTGAGATCTACAACACGGTGCTGCTCAGACACGACAACATCCTAG GCTTTATCGCCTCGGACATGACTTCCCGCAACTCAAGCACGCAGCTGTGGCTTATCACGCACTACCACGAGCATGGCTCGCTCTACGACTTTCTGCAGAGGCAGACGCTGGAGCCCCAGCTGGCCCTGAGGCTAGCCGTGTCCGCGGCCTGCGGCCTGGCGCACCTGCACGTGGAGATCTTCGGCACGCAGGGCAAGCCGGCCATCGCCCACCGCGACCTCAAGAGCCGCAACGTGCTGGTCAAGAGCAACCTGCAGTGCTGCATCGCGGACCTGG ACGCGTGTTTGGTCTCATCTCACCTCTCCAAGAGCCTCACAGGTTGCCTTAACGTTCTTTTCAAGCCCACACCAGCCGAGCTCCAGGAGTTAGGAGAAAGGGGCAGGGAGCCAGCAACCTGGGTTCTCGTCCTGGCTTCGCTGACTACATCGCTCCCCGTCACCAGGCCTTGGGGTTCAGCTCCGTGCAGTGGGCATCATAATGCCTGCCTCCCCTACTCACACCTCGCTGGGTTCTTGCACCTAGAGGGCACCACACAAGCACAGTGTAACTGGGACAGTTATTCTCCCCGTGGCTGCTGTCTGCCAGCCCACCTCAGGGCGGGTCTCCATGTGCCGGCCCCTCTTACGTCCTACCATCTCTCTCCATCCCACCTCACCCCCGGACCCCAGCCTCCCAGGGGCCACCCTGTCTGTGGGCTGGGATGA